The DNA segment GGCTGCAGTCGCTGTACCGCAGGATGCTCGACGGCCGCTGAAGCGTCAGCCCGGCCGCCGCCGGAGGACGTGCGCGGCTTTGCGCGCCGCTCGGTACACAGCGCGGCTCTGAATAGCCTCCAGCTGTGCCTGCGCTTGTCGGCGGTCGGCTTCGCAGGCGTGTAGCCGGTCTGCGAGAGCGGTCACCTCGCGGGTGCGCTCGTCGAGTTCAGACGTGAGTCCGGCGAGTTGCTGCTGTCCTTGCCTCATCGCCACGGCCGTTTCCGTGTAGTACTCCCGAAGCCGCAGTACCTCCTCGGCGACCAGGTGCATCGCCTGGTCCAGCTCCTCGCGCGGACAGTCGTAGACCACCTCGTCCAGGATCATCCGGCGCACCTGCGGGTCGGCGTGGGCGAGCACGTCATTGGTGATGAAGCCGGCCAGGGTACGTGCGACGAGGTCGTCGCGCCCGGACCTGCGCAGGAAGGGCAGCAGCGTACGACGAGCGATCTGACCGTACTGCTCAACCGTGGCCAGGGGCCGGCTGCCAGTGAGGTTCGCCCCGTGGCGCCGCCACTCGAACAGGACCTCAGGGAGCACGTCGAAGTGCTCACCGGCAGCCAGTGCCCGGATCCAGAGATCCCAGTCGAGGATCGTGTCGAGGTCCCCGTACCCACCGACGTCGAGCAGAGAACTGCGCCGGATGAACGCACAACCGACCAGGTGGTTGGTCCAGATCCAGGCCTCCGGGTCGTTCAGGTCCCGTGTGGTGTTGACCCATTCCGCGGTGACCTGGTCTGCGAGCAGGTCACCGTCGGCGTCAATCGTGCGCAGATGCACCCCGAGGACCCCGATCGCGGGGTGGCTGCGCAGCCTGGCAGACACCGCAGCCAGCGCTTCGGGCAGGAAGCGGTCGTCGGCGTTCAGGTTCGTCACCCAGGTCCCGTTCGCCCTTTCCAGGGCGACGGCCAGTGTGTGTGGCAGTGGCATCCGTTCGGTGCGGACTGCGATCAGCCGAGGATCGTCGTAGGCGGAGACGACATCCCACGTGTTGTCATCTGAGCCGGACTCCACGACGATCAGTTCGAAGTCCGCGTGGGTCTGCGCCAGGACGCTGTCGATCGCCTGGCCCACGAACCGCCCGTAGTTGTAGGCGGGCATCAGGATGCTGAACTCAGGCACCTGGCAGCCGCCGGATCCCGGGGCACGACCGGGGGCCATCATCGAGCAGCGCGGCTCGGTCCGGGCGGGGGCTCACGGCAGCGTCACCTGCATGGTCTGTCCGGAGGTCGCGGACTCCAGCACAGCCTGTGCCACCCGCACCGTGCGGGTTCCGGCAGCGAAGTGGATGATGTCGTCGCTCTTGCCCAGGACGGCGTCGCGGAAACGCTCGTGCTCCATAGCCAGCGGCTCGGGCTTCGCGAAGGCGTAACGTGTCATGTTGCCCTCGCTGACGCCGCGGAAGCTCTCAAGCATCGGCCAGCCGAGTGGCACCACACCGTTCTCGAAGAACGTGAGATCGGCGGTCAGCGTGTCGGCCACCAGCGCACCGCGCTCCCCGGTGATGACTGTGACCCGCTCCTTCATGGGGGACAGCCAGTTCACCAGATGGTTCGTGACGATCCCGCCGGACAGCGTCCCGGTGATGGCGACCAGGTCCTCATGCCGGCGCCCGCTGCGGTGCGCGGTCCGCGCCGAGACGGCGGTGTACTCGCTGCGGGTGACCCACGCGGTCAGGTCGATGTCGTGGGTGGCCAGATCGAGGATGACACCGACGTCACCGATGCGAGCCGGAAAAGGCCCCTGCCGCCGGGTCGCGACCTGGTGGATCTCCCCGAGTTGACCGCCCTCGATACGGTCGCGGGCCTGTTGCAGCGCGGGGTTGTAGCGCTCGATGTGGCCCACAGCCCCCACCAGCCCCCGGCTCTGGAAGGCCTGCGTCAGTTCCCCGGCCTCAGCGGCGTCGAGGGTCAGGGGCTTCTCGATGAGCACGTGCACACCGGCGTGAGCCATGCGCAGTCCGATGGGGAGGTGGGTCACGGTGGGAGTGGCCACGACGACGTAGTCGACACCCAGGTCGAGCAGCGCGTCGAGATCGGGGAGTACCGGTCTGCCCTGACTGCGCAGTCCCTGCTCCGCGACGGGGTCGACGACGCCCACGAAATGGACGTCCGGCAACTGCGCCAGTACCCGGGCGTGGTTGACCCCCATCGAGCCGAGTCCGACGAGTCCGGCACGCAACATCAGGCACCTGCCTCGGCGACGCTGTTCACCGCGATGACGATGGTCTCCAGATCCTGCTGCCGCAGGGCGGGGTGCACAGGCAGGGAGATCACCTCGGAGGCGGCACGCCGGGTCTGGGGCAGATCCACGTCCTGATCGAACGACGGCAGGGCGTGCACCGGCACCGGGTAGTAGACACCGCTGCCCACGCCGCGTTCGGCCAGACGTTGCACGAACGCGTCCCGTTCGTTGGCTGCGACCCGGATCGTGTACTGGTGGAAGACGTGCTCCGCGCGGTCGTCGACGTGGGGGGTGATGACGCCGGTGAGGTTGTCGGTGAGGAACCGCGCGTTCTGCTGTCGCTGCTCGGTCCACTTCGGCAGCTTCCGCAGTTGCACGCGACCGATGGCCGCGTGGATGTCCGACATACGGGTGTTGAAGCCGACGATCTCGTTGTGGTAGCGCTTCTCCATGCCCTGGTTGCGCAGCAGTTGCACGGTGCGCGCGACGTCGGCGGAACTCGTGGTCACCATGCCGCCCTCGCCGGAGGTCATGTTCTTCGTGGGGTAGAAGCTGAAGGCTGCCGCGTCGCCCAGCGCCCCGACCGGATGATCGCTCCACCGCGCGGCATGTGCCTGCGCTGCGTCCTCCAGCACGAGGAGATCCTTGCGTCGCGCCAGGTCCGCGATCCGGTCCATGTCTGCGGGGTGTCCGTACAGGTGGACGGGCATGATCGCCCGCGTGCGCTCGGTCACGGCGGCTTCAGCGGCGGCGGGATCCAGGCAGAAGGTGTGCAGATCGATGTCCGCGAACACCGGCGTGGCACCGGCCAGGCGCACGGCGTTGGCCGTGGCGGCGAACGTGAAGCTGGGAACGATGACCTCGTCGCCGGAGCCGATGCCCAGGGCCAGCAGGGCCATGTGCAACGCGGACGTGCCGGAGTTCACCGCAACGCAGTGGGACCGGTCCACAAGTGCGCTGAACTCCTCTTCGAAGGCCGCCACCTGGGGTCCTTGAGCCAGTCCGCCGGACGCGATCACGGCATCGACGGCTCTGCGTTCCTCCTCCCCGAGGATCGGCTTGGCTGCGGGGATCATGGGTCCTCCTCGAGGGTCTCGCCGCTCTGGCGGTACATGGCCCCGGTGGCCGGACATCGCCAGCGGTCCCCCTCCAGAGGTTGCAGCGGGACACCGGCGCGGCCCACCCAGCCGATCCGCTTCGCGGGCGAGCCGGCCACCAGCGCGAAGGCCGGTACGTCGTGGATGACCGTGGAGCCGGCGGCGACCAGCGCCCAGTCTCCGACTGTCACCGGCGCCACGCACACGCTCCGGGCGCCGATGGATGCGCCGTCCCCGATGCTCACGCCGACGGGTTCCCAGTCGTCGGCGCCGCGCAGGGTGCCGTCCGGGGCTACGGCCCGGGGGTAGCGGTCGTTGGTGAGCACCACGGCCGGTCCGATGAACACTCCGTCGCCGAGTCGGGCCGGGTCGTACACCAGCGCGTAGTTCTGGACCTTGCAGTTCTCGCCCATCCGCACGCCGGGGCCGATGTAGGCGCCGCGGCCGATGACGCAGTGCGCGCCCAGCACGGCACCCTCGCGGACCTGTGCGTGGTGCCAGACCCGGGTGCCCTCACCGATCCGCGCGCGCGGATCGACGTCGCTCGCGATCTCCATCGATGGTCGCCTCCCCGCACGAGTCTCCCAGACCGGCGCCGGATTCAGTCCGGCGACTCCATGATGTCGAGCACGAAGGCCTGCACGAGCAGGATGAACCCGCACATGAACGGGATCAGGCTCAGGACGGTGGTACCCGCTGTGGGGCTGTTGCCCTGGAACGCCTCGTAGGTGGCCCAGAGGCCGACTCCGGTGCCGACGAACAGGCACAGCAGTCCTGTGAACAGCAGCAGGGCGATCGGGGAGAAGGACCAGAAGACGTACTTGTACCAGATCCGCCGCCAGAAGCCGGTGAACAGCGACCAGGACAGCCGCGGCACGACCGTGCGCAACTTGATCGTCGACTCCTCGAGCCCGTAGCGCGCGGGGATCGGTACGTCGATGGCGCGGACGTTGGCGATGTTCAGCCAGATGAGCAGGTCGTTCTCGAATTCGTACCGTTTGGAGACCTTGTCCAGCGGGACGAGTTCGAGGGCCTCCCGGGTGACTGCTGTGTACCCGTTCTGGGGATCCACGAGGTGCCAGTAGCCGGATGCCGCTTTGTTGAGGAAGGTGAGGATCAT comes from the Micrococcales bacterium genome and includes:
- a CDS encoding glycosyltransferase, giving the protein MPEFSILMPAYNYGRFVGQAIDSVLAQTHADFELIVVESGSDDNTWDVVSAYDDPRLIAVRTERMPLPHTLAVALERANGTWVTNLNADDRFLPEALAAVSARLRSHPAIGVLGVHLRTIDADGDLLADQVTAEWVNTTRDLNDPEAWIWTNHLVGCAFIRRSSLLDVGGYGDLDTILDWDLWIRALAAGEHFDVLPEVLFEWRRHGANLTGSRPLATVEQYGQIARRTLLPFLRRSGRDDLVARTLAGFITNDVLAHADPQVRRMILDEVVYDCPREELDQAMHLVAEEVLRLREYYTETAVAMRQGQQQLAGLTSELDERTREVTALADRLHACEADRRQAQAQLEAIQSRAVYRAARKAAHVLRRRPG
- a CDS encoding Gfo/Idh/MocA family oxidoreductase, with the translated sequence MLRAGLVGLGSMGVNHARVLAQLPDVHFVGVVDPVAEQGLRSQGRPVLPDLDALLDLGVDYVVVATPTVTHLPIGLRMAHAGVHVLIEKPLTLDAAEAGELTQAFQSRGLVGAVGHIERYNPALQQARDRIEGGQLGEIHQVATRRQGPFPARIGDVGVILDLATHDIDLTAWVTRSEYTAVSARTAHRSGRRHEDLVAITGTLSGGIVTNHLVNWLSPMKERVTVITGERGALVADTLTADLTFFENGVVPLGWPMLESFRGVSEGNMTRYAFAKPEPLAMEHERFRDAVLGKSDDIIHFAAGTRTVRVAQAVLESATSGQTMQVTLP
- a CDS encoding DegT/DnrJ/EryC1/StrS family aminotransferase is translated as MIPAAKPILGEEERRAVDAVIASGGLAQGPQVAAFEEEFSALVDRSHCVAVNSGTSALHMALLALGIGSGDEVIVPSFTFAATANAVRLAGATPVFADIDLHTFCLDPAAAEAAVTERTRAIMPVHLYGHPADMDRIADLARRKDLLVLEDAAQAHAARWSDHPVGALGDAAAFSFYPTKNMTSGEGGMVTTSSADVARTVQLLRNQGMEKRYHNEIVGFNTRMSDIHAAIGRVQLRKLPKWTEQRQQNARFLTDNLTGVITPHVDDRAEHVFHQYTIRVAANERDAFVQRLAERGVGSGVYYPVPVHALPSFDQDVDLPQTRRAASEVISLPVHPALRQQDLETIVIAVNSVAEAGA
- a CDS encoding N-acetyltransferase; amino-acid sequence: MEIASDVDPRARIGEGTRVWHHAQVREGAVLGAHCVIGRGAYIGPGVRMGENCKVQNYALVYDPARLGDGVFIGPAVVLTNDRYPRAVAPDGTLRGADDWEPVGVSIGDGASIGARSVCVAPVTVGDWALVAAGSTVIHDVPAFALVAGSPAKRIGWVGRAGVPLQPLEGDRWRCPATGAMYRQSGETLEEDP
- a CDS encoding glycosyltransferase family 2 protein, with protein sequence MFDERQVAVVVPAYNEERLISTTIQGVPDYVDHVIVVDDCSTDGTLAAARGVDDARVRVEHLDENQGVGASIVHGHRVAMELGAEIMVVMAGDDQMDPEALPKLLRPLTEDHYGFAKGNRFFSTSSLAGMPRHRVVGSMILTFLNKAASGYWHLVDPQNGYTAVTREALELVPLDKVSKRYEFENDLLIWLNIANVRAIDVPIPARYGLEESTIKLRTVVPRLSWSLFTGFWRRIWYKYVFWSFSPIALLLFTGLLCLFVGTGVGLWATYEAFQGNSPTAGTTVLSLIPFMCGFILLVQAFVLDIMESPD